A single genomic interval of Rosistilla ulvae harbors:
- the hflK gene encoding FtsH protease activity modulator HflK, with amino-acid sequence MPQNFDPDEIRQATRQVLSTGIIAMAAMLVIYVVWSGVYTVREYERAVVLRFGRYHSEVGPGLHFKLPWIDRRVLIDTSERSLRLPSGTQDTSTRGQQMKINKMEEEQSLILTGDLFAAVVEWTVIWRVTDPQEYVFSINERQVEDTILAVARSTMHRVVGDYSADEILTGKRNEIAAAALEEMTEQLAVYQCGVSVVDLQLQRVTPPERVRPAFDDVNASIQQRDQLVNEARRERNKMIPTAMANSDKLIREAEGYAARRRAEAAGEIAALLSKYESYKEAPEVTRQRMYLESMERVLSTSGPKTILDSDLKGLLPMLNLNPTATAP; translated from the coding sequence GTGCCTCAGAATTTTGATCCCGATGAAATCCGCCAAGCCACCCGCCAAGTCCTCTCCACCGGCATTATCGCGATGGCGGCGATGCTGGTGATCTATGTCGTCTGGAGCGGCGTCTATACGGTTCGCGAATACGAGCGAGCTGTCGTGTTGCGTTTCGGCCGCTACCACAGCGAAGTCGGCCCCGGGCTGCACTTCAAATTGCCCTGGATCGACCGCCGCGTCCTGATCGACACCAGCGAGCGAAGTCTGCGACTCCCTTCGGGAACGCAAGACACCAGCACGCGCGGCCAACAGATGAAGATCAATAAGATGGAAGAGGAGCAATCCTTGATCCTGACCGGCGACCTGTTTGCCGCGGTGGTTGAATGGACCGTCATTTGGCGAGTCACCGACCCGCAAGAGTATGTCTTCAGCATCAACGAACGGCAGGTCGAAGATACGATCCTGGCGGTCGCTCGCAGCACGATGCACCGCGTCGTTGGCGATTATTCAGCCGACGAGATCCTGACCGGCAAGCGGAACGAGATCGCTGCGGCCGCATTGGAAGAGATGACCGAACAATTAGCGGTCTATCAATGTGGCGTTTCGGTTGTCGACCTTCAGCTGCAACGCGTGACGCCGCCCGAACGCGTTCGCCCCGCCTTCGACGACGTCAACGCGTCGATTCAACAGCGCGACCAATTGGTCAACGAGGCGAGGCGCGAGCGGAACAAGATGATTCCGACGGCGATGGCCAACAGCGATAAATTGATTCGCGAAGCGGAGGGTTATGCTGCCCGCCGCCGCGCCGAAGCGGCCGGTGAAATCGCCGCGCTGCTATCGAAATACGAGAGCTATAAAGAAGCTCCTGAAGTGACCCGGCAACGGATGTATCTGGAATCGATGGAACGGGTGCTTTCGACAAGCGGTCCCAAGACGATCCTCGACAGCGACTTAAAAGGTCTGCTGCCCATGCTGAACTTGAACCCCACGGCCACCGCCCCGTAA